Genomic DNA from Streptomyces sp. PCS3-D2:
GGCGAGGCCGGGGGTTGTGAACAGGGTGGGGTACACGGTGGTGCCTCCGTTGGTGGGGTCAGGCGGGCCGGGCGATGCCCACGGGCTGGTACTGGGCGAAGGTGCGGCGGGTGATCGAGATGGCGGCGGTTCCGCCCCGCGGCGCGGTCACGCGGACGTCACTTACGGTGTGGGCACCCCGGCTACGGCACCAGCCACGCGGCGTCGCGACGGGCACGGCGGTGATGTGGGTGGGCGTGGTGCCGGCGACGAGGACGGTGCTGCCGAACGGGGCCTGGTAGACGGTGCCGGGGGTGGGTTCGGTGGCCATTGGGGTCTCCTGGGTGGGTGTCAGGCGCTCGCGCGGCGGCGGGCTTCTTGGTAGGCGGTGTGGGCGGTCATGCACGCCGTGTCGGTTCCGCCGCGGTCGGGGTGTGCGTCGGCCATCGCCTGCCGGAGGGCCTGCAGGGAGGCGGGTTCCGGGCGGGTGGGGAGCTCCGGGGGTGCCAGGTACAGCAGGCACCGCAGCCGGCGGTGGTAGGCCTCGCCGTGGGCTTCGATGTGCTGCCGGTCGACGTAGCTGGCCTTGCCCATGAACGTGAAGCTGATCCGCTGGGGGGTCTTCTTCGTGATGGGGTGGCGGCGGATCTCGTAGTTGCCGGCGGGGCCGTCGTCCCAGTTGGCGTCCCACAGCTCGTACAGGTACTCCACGGGCGCGGGCACGGCGGGCGCCGGCGGGGCGGCGGCGGCCTGGGCGTCGCGCAGCTGCCGGTCGGTGAGGTGCTGCCAGGCCACGCAGTTGTCGACGTCGCATGTCCTCTTGACCGTGCCGTCCGGGAGCCGGCCGTGGCCGACCTCGAAGGCGAGGCGGACGCCTTTGACCCGGCGGCCGCCGACGACGGTGCTCTCGTCGCCGGTCCACAGCAGGTGGTCGTCCGGCCCCGGGCGCGTGCGATGTGCGAGGCGCTCGGCCGGGGTTGTGCCCCGCAGGTCGGCGTGCGTGGGCAGGCCCAGGTCCCGGCGCAGTTGGCTGACGGTGTGGCGGCCCACTCCGGTGGCGTCGGAGACCTTTTCGTTGCTCAGCAGGCCTTCGCGCAGCAGCCGTTCGGCCTGCTCCATGTCGCCGGTGATCCGGCCGCCGGTCGGGGCGGCGGGCCGCTGGTAGCCGGAGAGGGCGGCGCGCTCGCTCGGGGTGAGGCCTCCGCGGATGTCCGAGCGGTATCCGGGTGGGGTGGTGCCTTCCTCCCGGAGGGCCTCGTCGAGGCAGCGGAACCTGACCGGGCAGCCGGCGCACAGGGCCTTGGCCGCGGTGTCGCTGGAATGGAAGTCCTGCAGTTTCCCGACGCATGCGCCGAGCGCGGCCCAGTCGGTGGCCGGATCGGTGTCGGCGTGCGGGCGGGACCGGGGGTTGGAGACGAGGGTCGACATCAAGGCCTCCTCAGGTGCTGGCCGGGGCGGTGACGGTGAGGGTCCAGTCGCTGCCGATCAGGTAGGCGGCGATGAACTCGGCGAGGCCGGCCGGGGTGGACTGGTCGGGCGGGGTGATCACGCGGTGGTCCTCGATGGCGGCGGTGATGACGAGCAGCGCGGCGTCCGGGACACCGGTCACGGCGCTGTCCGTCCGGTCGCGGCCCGCCACTGCTCGACGACCGTTTGCGGGACGATGCCGACCGGCGCGCATTCCACCCCGGCCTGCTGCGCCCAGGACCGGACCTCGGCCGGGGTGTAGTCCCGGGCGGCCGGCGCGGGACGGGGCTTGGTGGTGCGGCCCTTGCCCTTGAGTTCGGCCTCTCGCGTCTTCAGCCGGTTCAGCTGCTCCTGCAGCTCGTCCACCTGGCTGATGATGCGCAGGAGCTCTTCCTCGTGCTGGTGGCGGTTCTGCAGGGCTTCCAGCGCGGTCAGGGCACGGTCGGCGTACTGGCGGACCGCGGCGGCCGGATGGTTGGTGCCCCAGGCGAGGAGCGCGACCGCGTTCGGGACGGCCGGCGGCGTCTCGGGCTGCGGGATCTTGCCGCGGGCGACGAGGGTCTTGTGCGTGTCGATGATGGCGGTGACGTCGGCCAGGGGGGCGCCGGTCTGGTCGGCGATCCGCTGGTCGCTGTACCCGTCGCGGTGCAGCTGCATCACGACGGCGGCGGAGACTCTCATGGGCTGTGTCCCTTCTGTGCGGCGGGTCAGCAGGGGCTGACGAGGTGGCGGTAGCCGACGAGGGCCCCGGCGGCGTCGTGGACGGAGTCGAACCCGATGAGGAGGTCGGCGCGGCCGCGCGCGGTCAGGCCGATGGCGGCGTCGACGAGGAGGTAGGTGTTCGGGCGGCTGGGCGGCAGGTCGCGGACGACGTGCCGGACCAGGTAGGTCTGGACAGGGCGGCCGCCGTGGAAGGTGCGCTCGCCCCGGCCGAGGGAGACGAGGTCGACGTAAGCCGGCGGAACTTCGGCGGCGAACACGGTGCACCCGGTGTCGAGGGCGTCGTCGGCGATGACGTCGGGAGCGTCCGGCCCGTACACGCGCACGGTGTCGCCGGTCAGGTTGATGATCATTCGGGGTCCTTCGGGGACGGGCGGCCCTCGGCCGCGGTGATCGGTGGGCAGATGTGCCAGCCCTCGCTGCGGACGTCGGCCACGGCCTGCGCCCCGACGAGGGCGGCGACCCGCTCGGGCAGGTCCACGCCGAGCGCCAGGAGCTCGCGCTGCACGGCCGCCGCGACGACCGCGGCCACCGCGTCCGCCACGACGCCGGCCGGCCGGTTCACCGCGTCCACCCCTGCCAGCGCA
This window encodes:
- a CDS encoding WhiB family transcriptional regulator, which translates into the protein MSTLVSNPRSRPHADTDPATDWAALGACVGKLQDFHSSDTAAKALCAGCPVRFRCLDEALREEGTTPPGYRSDIRGGLTPSERAALSGYQRPAAPTGGRITGDMEQAERLLREGLLSNEKVSDATGVGRHTVSQLRRDLGLPTHADLRGTTPAERLAHRTRPGPDDHLLWTGDESTVVGGRRVKGVRLAFEVGHGRLPDGTVKRTCDVDNCVAWQHLTDRQLRDAQAAAAPPAPAVPAPVEYLYELWDANWDDGPAGNYEIRRHPITKKTPQRISFTFMGKASYVDRQHIEAHGEAYHRRLRCLLYLAPPELPTRPEPASLQALRQAMADAHPDRGGTDTACMTAHTAYQEARRRASA